The Collimonas sp. PA-H2 genome contains a region encoding:
- a CDS encoding DUF4136 domain-containing protein has translation MKRIISLCFASLLLLLGGCTTVVSSNVTAFNEWPADLPNKSFVFEHTDAQNNDLEYRNYEGLVRSELQRLGFVQQDNATAAQLKVALKYDITARDVHVVEPVVADPMWYGPYGPYGWGRYGPRYFDPFYDPFWYGPQVVGQREYDYQLFLRRLNITITRAAGGQKLYDVSVSSEGKMSSLPAVMPYLVRSAFTDFPGKSGVPHVVKIKVEDQQ, from the coding sequence ATGAAACGCATCATCAGTCTCTGTTTCGCCTCGCTGTTATTGCTGCTAGGCGGCTGCACCACTGTCGTCAGCAGCAATGTCACTGCATTTAACGAATGGCCGGCGGACTTGCCGAACAAATCCTTCGTATTCGAGCATACCGATGCACAAAACAATGATCTGGAATACCGCAACTACGAAGGTCTGGTGCGGAGCGAATTGCAACGCCTGGGATTTGTGCAGCAGGATAACGCCACCGCTGCGCAACTGAAGGTAGCCCTGAAATACGACATCACCGCGCGCGATGTCCATGTCGTCGAACCGGTGGTGGCGGATCCGATGTGGTACGGCCCGTACGGTCCTTACGGCTGGGGACGCTACGGTCCGCGCTATTTCGACCCCTTCTACGATCCGTTCTGGTACGGACCGCAAGTGGTCGGCCAGCGCGAATATGACTATCAACTGTTTCTGCGTCGCTTGAATATCACGATCACGCGCGCCGCCGGCGGCCAGAAACTGTATGACGTCAGCGTCAGCAGCGAAGGAAAAATGAGTTCGCTGCCTGCCGTGATGCCATATCTGGTGCGCAGCGCCTTTACCGATTTCCCGGGCAAGAGCGGCGTGCCGCATGTGGTCAAAATAAAGGTGGAAGACCAGCAGTAA
- the pepN gene encoding aminopeptidase N yields MRTDTSVTPPTIHRKDYTVPAFLVDTVDMGFDLDPAATRIATRITMRRNPASASKEIVLFGEELELVQLRLNGKQLKASQYQLEGGKLRIPSAPAKVVLEIETLTSPEKNTSLMGLYVSNGNFFTQCEAEGFRKITYFPDRPDVMAKYTVMLRADKKQYPVLLSNGNLIEEGDLADGRHYAKWEDPFKKPSYLFALVAGDLVCQEQKYTLKSGREVLLQVWVEDSNLDKTQHAMDSLVNSIRWDEERFGLELDLDRFMIVAVGDFNMGAMENKGLNIFNTKYVLANSRIATDVDYANIEAVVGHEYFHNWTGNRVTCRDWFQLSLKEGLTVFRDQEFSADMVGTDSGRAVKRIDDVRVLRQAQFPEDAGPMAHSVRPDSYVEINNFYTVTIYEKGAEVVRMYQTLFGRDGFRKGMDLYFERHDGQAVECDDFRAAMVDANGRDLSQFERWYSQAGTPRVQAQGKYDAAKKTYELTLSQTCAPTPGQNKKLPFHIPVAVGLLDSSGKDLALHLSTDGKGKAGNETTRVLELIKAQQTFRFVDVAEAPVPSILRNFSAPVVLDVEYSDAELAFLLAHDSDAFNRWEAGQRLATRSLLALTAAVQQASQAGHVVALEEVMNSAASNSAALGQALGLILNDGALDPAFREQALTLPSESLLAEQTEVIDPQAIHSARQYLRGKLGAALKDDLLAAYHASQTPGDYSPDADAAGKRALKNVALSYLIQADDDAAHALAQQQYDNANNMTDRLAALVALTNSSAPGKAAALEKFYLDFEQEALVIDKWFALQAMAYTADVATIRTLAEHPAFTLKNPNRARSLIFSFCSGNPANFHAADGSGYEFWADQVIALNSVNPQVASRLARSMDRWRKYAPALQEKMRGALQRVAAAPNLSKDVLEVIGKALAN; encoded by the coding sequence ATGCGCACCGATACTTCCGTCACGCCTCCAACCATCCATCGTAAGGATTACACCGTTCCCGCCTTCCTGGTCGACACTGTCGACATGGGCTTCGATCTCGATCCGGCCGCTACCCGCATTGCCACCCGTATCACGATGCGCCGCAATCCGGCCAGCGCCAGCAAGGAAATCGTGCTGTTCGGCGAAGAGCTGGAACTGGTGCAGCTGCGCCTTAACGGCAAGCAGCTGAAAGCCAGCCAGTACCAGCTGGAAGGCGGCAAGCTGCGGATTCCATCCGCGCCCGCCAAGGTGGTGCTGGAAATTGAAACCTTGACCAGTCCGGAAAAGAATACCTCGCTGATGGGTTTGTACGTTTCCAACGGCAATTTCTTCACCCAGTGCGAGGCCGAAGGCTTCCGCAAGATCACTTATTTCCCGGACCGTCCGGATGTGATGGCCAAGTACACCGTCATGCTGCGCGCCGACAAGAAGCAGTATCCGGTGCTGCTGTCGAACGGCAACCTGATCGAAGAGGGTGACTTGGCCGACGGCCGCCACTACGCCAAGTGGGAAGACCCGTTCAAGAAGCCGTCCTACCTGTTCGCGCTGGTGGCCGGCGACCTGGTCTGCCAGGAACAAAAATATACCTTGAAATCCGGCCGCGAAGTCTTGCTGCAGGTCTGGGTCGAAGACAGTAACCTGGACAAGACCCAGCACGCCATGGATTCCCTGGTCAACAGCATCCGCTGGGATGAAGAGCGCTTCGGCCTAGAGCTGGATCTGGACCGCTTCATGATCGTCGCCGTCGGCGACTTCAACATGGGCGCGATGGAAAACAAGGGCCTGAACATTTTCAACACCAAGTATGTGCTGGCCAATTCGCGCATCGCCACCGATGTCGACTACGCCAATATCGAGGCAGTGGTCGGCCACGAATATTTCCACAACTGGACCGGCAACCGCGTCACCTGCCGCGACTGGTTCCAGCTGTCCCTGAAGGAAGGCCTGACGGTATTCCGCGACCAGGAATTCTCGGCCGACATGGTCGGCACCGACAGCGGCCGCGCGGTCAAGCGCATCGACGACGTGCGCGTCCTGCGCCAGGCGCAGTTTCCGGAAGATGCAGGTCCGATGGCGCACTCGGTGCGTCCCGATTCCTACGTCGAAATCAATAATTTCTACACCGTCACGATCTACGAAAAGGGCGCCGAAGTAGTGCGCATGTACCAGACCTTGTTCGGCCGCGACGGCTTCCGCAAAGGCATGGACCTGTATTTCGAACGCCACGACGGCCAGGCTGTCGAGTGCGACGATTTCCGCGCCGCCATGGTCGACGCCAACGGCCGCGACCTGAGCCAGTTCGAGCGCTGGTACAGCCAGGCCGGCACGCCGCGGGTGCAGGCGCAGGGCAAGTACGACGCCGCCAAGAAGACTTACGAACTGACGCTGTCGCAGACTTGCGCGCCGACACCGGGACAAAACAAAAAACTGCCGTTCCACATCCCGGTCGCGGTCGGCCTGCTCGACAGCAGCGGCAAGGACCTGGCGCTGCACCTCAGCACCGACGGCAAAGGTAAAGCCGGCAACGAAACTACCCGCGTACTGGAGCTGATCAAGGCGCAGCAGACTTTCCGTTTTGTCGATGTCGCCGAAGCGCCGGTGCCGTCCATCCTGCGCAATTTCTCCGCGCCGGTGGTGCTGGACGTCGAATACAGCGATGCCGAGCTGGCTTTCCTGCTGGCGCACGACAGCGACGCCTTCAATCGCTGGGAAGCGGGCCAGCGCCTGGCGACTCGCAGCCTGCTGGCGCTGACCGCGGCAGTACAGCAAGCATCGCAGGCAGGCCACGTGGTGGCGTTGGAAGAAGTCATGAACAGCGCCGCTTCTAACAGCGCGGCGCTGGGCCAGGCCCTTGGCCTGATCCTGAATGACGGTGCGCTGGACCCTGCTTTCCGCGAGCAAGCGCTGACCTTGCCGTCGGAATCCTTGCTGGCCGAGCAGACCGAAGTCATCGATCCGCAAGCGATCCACAGCGCGCGCCAATACCTGCGCGGCAAACTGGGCGCAGCGCTCAAGGACGATCTGCTGGCCGCTTATCACGCCAGCCAGACCCCTGGCGACTACAGCCCGGACGCCGATGCCGCCGGCAAGCGCGCCTTGAAGAACGTCGCCTTGTCGTACCTGATCCAGGCCGACGATGACGCCGCCCACGCGCTGGCGCAGCAGCAGTACGACAACGCCAACAACATGACCGACCGCCTGGCCGCGCTGGTGGCGCTGACCAACAGCAGCGCACCGGGCAAGGCTGCGGCGCTGGAAAAGTTTTACCTGGACTTCGAACAGGAAGCGCTGGTGATCGACAAGTGGTTTGCGCTGCAAGCCATGGCCTATACCGCCGACGTCGCCACTATCCGCACCCTGGCCGAGCATCCGGCTTTCACGCTGAAAAATCCGAACCGCGCGCGCAGCCTGATTTTCAGTTTCTGCAGCGGCAACCCGGCCAATTTCCATGCGGCCGACGGCAGCGGCTATGAATTCTGGGCCGACCAGGTGATCGCGCTCAACAGCGTCAATCCGCAAGTGGCTTCGCGGCTGGCGCGCAGCATGGACCGCTGGCGCAAATATGCCCCGGCGCTGCAGGAAAAAATGCGCGGCGCCCTGCAACGGGTGGCGGCAGCGCCAAACTTATCGAAGGATGTACTGGAAGTGATTGGCAAGGCATTAGCCAATTGA
- a CDS encoding class 1 fructose-bisphosphatase, producing MKRISLTQHLIEQQRLHNSIPAELRLLIEVVGRACKTISHAVGKGALGEVLGSADSENVQGEVQKKLDIISNEILLEANEWGGHLAAMASEEMESIHPIPNRYPQGEYMLLFDPLDGSSNIDVNVSIGTIFSVLKAPDGMTTPTEQDFMQSGRKQVAAGYAVYGPQTMLVLTTGNGVHCFTLDREMGSWVLTQRDMQIPAETKEFAINASNARHWHPPVTRYVNEMLAGSTGPRQKDFNMRWIASMVADVHRILNRGGVFMYPADAREPDKPGKLRLMYEANPMAFIVEQAGGAATDGKQAILDIQPEKLHQRVPVFLGSKSEVELVTRYHQE from the coding sequence ATGAAACGTATCAGTCTTACGCAGCACCTGATCGAGCAACAGCGTTTGCACAACAGTATCCCGGCCGAACTGCGCCTGCTGATCGAAGTGGTGGGCCGTGCCTGCAAAACCATCAGCCACGCGGTGGGCAAGGGCGCGCTGGGCGAAGTCCTGGGCAGCGCCGACAGCGAAAACGTACAGGGCGAAGTACAGAAAAAGCTGGATATCATTTCCAATGAAATCCTGCTGGAAGCCAATGAGTGGGGTGGCCACCTGGCAGCGATGGCGTCGGAAGAAATGGAATCCATCCATCCGATTCCCAACCGCTATCCGCAAGGCGAATACATGCTGCTGTTCGATCCGCTCGACGGCTCCAGCAACATCGATGTCAATGTTTCGATCGGCACCATTTTCTCGGTGCTGAAGGCCCCCGACGGCATGACCACGCCGACCGAGCAAGATTTCATGCAATCCGGCCGCAAACAGGTTGCCGCCGGCTACGCCGTCTACGGTCCGCAAACCATGCTGGTGCTGACCACCGGCAATGGCGTCCACTGCTTCACCCTGGACCGCGAAATGGGTTCGTGGGTGCTAACCCAGCGCGACATGCAGATTCCGGCCGAGACCAAGGAATTTGCCATCAACGCTTCCAACGCCCGCCATTGGCATCCGCCGGTCACGCGCTATGTCAATGAAATGCTGGCCGGCAGCACCGGTCCGCGCCAGAAGGATTTCAACATGCGCTGGATCGCCTCGATGGTGGCGGACGTCCATCGCATCCTGAACCGCGGCGGCGTCTTCATGTATCCGGCCGATGCGCGTGAACCGGACAAGCCAGGCAAGCTGCGCCTGATGTATGAAGCCAATCCGATGGCCTTCATCGTCGAACAGGCAGGCGGCGCCGCTACCGACGGCAAGCAAGCGATCCTGGATATCCAGCCGGAGAAGCTGCATCAGCGCGTGCCGGTGTTCCTCGGTTCCAAGAGCGAAGTGGAACTGGTGACGCGCTATCACCAGGAGTAA
- a CDS encoding DUF2726 domain-containing protein: protein MKAIITLTVLTLIILAIITVLTREKQAAQQNRREYIKKKPLSNHEQVLYWRLVGALPDHMVLAQVSLGRCLGTKDSGGLDSMTSKNLDFVVCDKASDVVAVIEIDTKNYSSKIVSKEDERKYKALKKAGIDIIRWRANSLPSEADIRERFTLLDPSKKLRVVKSKSHQTSIFGIGIGRYRNTGAG, encoded by the coding sequence ATGAAGGCAATCATCACACTGACGGTGCTGACGCTCATCATCTTGGCGATTATTACCGTGCTCACCAGAGAGAAGCAGGCGGCACAGCAGAATCGCCGCGAGTACATCAAGAAAAAACCTCTGTCGAACCACGAGCAAGTCCTGTACTGGCGGCTGGTCGGCGCCTTGCCGGACCATATGGTGCTGGCGCAAGTCAGCCTGGGCCGCTGCCTGGGCACCAAGGATAGCGGCGGCCTGGATTCCATGACCTCGAAGAATCTCGATTTTGTAGTGTGCGATAAAGCCAGTGACGTGGTTGCGGTGATCGAAATCGATACTAAAAACTACAGCTCCAAGATCGTCAGCAAGGAAGATGAAAGAAAGTACAAGGCGCTGAAAAAGGCCGGCATCGATATCATCCGCTGGCGCGCCAATTCCTTGCCCAGCGAAGCCGATATCAGGGAGCGCTTCACCTTGCTGGACCCGAGCAAGAAGCTGCGCGTGGTGAAAAGCAAAAGCCATCAGACCAGCATCTTCGGCATCGGCATCGGCAGATACCGGAATACCGGCGCCGGCTAA